A section of the Ovis canadensis isolate MfBH-ARS-UI-01 breed Bighorn chromosome 1, ARS-UI_OviCan_v2, whole genome shotgun sequence genome encodes:
- the LOC138443896 gene encoding guanylate-binding protein 6-like, producing MASGSTKMDPICLVENRKNQLSVNAKALKILEQISQRLVVVAVVGLYRTGKSYLMNCLAGQNHGFCLGSTVRSETKGIWMWCVPHPSKENHTLVLLDTEGLGNVEKEYFLNSWLSTKTVFMVDYHKTKKHLQAHELE from the exons ATGGCATCTGGCTCTACCAAAATGGACCCCATCTGTTTGGTGGAAAACCGGAAAAATCAACTGTCAGTAAATGCGAAAGCACTGAAGATTCTTGAGCAGATATCTCAGCGTCTGGTGGTGGTGGCTGTTGTAGGGCTGTATCGGACAGGAAAGTCCTACCTGATGAACTGCCTGGCAGGACAGAACCATG GTTTCTGTCTGGGCTCCACAGTGCGGTCGGAAACCAAAGGCATCTGGATGTGGTGTGTGCCCCATCCCTCCAAGGAGAACCACACCCTAGTCCTTCTGGACACTGAGGGCCTGGGCAATGTGGAGAAG GAGTACTTTCTTAACTCCTGGCTCAGTACAAAAACAGTTTTCATGGTAGATTACCATAAGACTAAAAAACATTTACAGGCACATGAATTAGAGTGA